The Pyrobaculum sp. 3827-6 genome has a segment encoding these proteins:
- a CDS encoding ASCH domain-containing protein, which produces MLSQRYLKALLEGSKKSTIRPGILRVAERVYIHSGGKIVAVAEVAEVVYKRVSELTERDALLDGFNSREELMAYLKKRYPGLRDDAVVTVVKFGKVSKLEMPEDAHYGGLTPVEIATLALNKLRLSPREQKVLKAVVETGSLRKAAIKLYGTVDKRGVIRKILRKAASLLMNGGLDREIKDY; this is translated from the coding sequence ATGCTGTCGCAGAGGTATCTCAAGGCTTTGCTGGAGGGGAGCAAGAAGTCCACGATTAGGCCGGGGATCTTGAGGGTAGCCGAGAGAGTCTACATACACAGCGGAGGGAAAATCGTCGCCGTGGCTGAGGTGGCTGAGGTGGTGTACAAGCGGGTCTCCGAGCTAACCGAGAGAGACGCCCTGCTAGACGGCTTCAACTCCCGGGAGGAGCTGATGGCTTACCTAAAAAAGAGGTACCCCGGCCTGCGGGACGACGCGGTGGTCACAGTTGTAAAATTCGGCAAGGTGAGCAAGTTGGAGATGCCGGAAGACGCCCACTACGGAGGACTGACGCCGGTGGAGATAGCGACGCTGGCTTTGAACAAGCTTAGGCTAAGCCCACGCGAGCAGAAGGTGCTGAAAGCCGTGGTGGAGACCGGGAGCCTCAGAAAGGCTGCTATTAAGCTCTACGGAACAGTGGATAAGAGGGGGGTGATTAGGAAGATTTTAAGAAAAGCCGCGTCGCTACTCATGAATGGAGGCCTGGACCGCGAAATTAAAGACTATTAA
- a CDS encoding radical SAM protein encodes MEAWTAKLKTIKTLEEKLAREEILEARRDNHAKRPPRPCGITIHTGVGCPLACAYCYIYDMGFPGTASPYRLTPLQMAYAIAANPHVAVGEWGTLVAVGSVTEPFLPETKELAVGYMKAVAAYLGNPIQVSTKMPPPAELAEVQKGLDVLISVTDLSGRLEPKAPSPADRLRAGAELLRRGVNVTLFVRPVVPGVTDRELTRLLAYARELGFRRVVFGTLRVTTGIAARLKAFGVDVSPYVKELHPRRQTAINYPKSRVVATAKELGFEVLPASCASNVVAHGQACALCRWGPCGDLKKLRADPEDIREYLEARGYRGAGVAVEGLRIRLNIKISRVDKIFLEQATRLPVEEGARRG; translated from the coding sequence ATGGAGGCCTGGACCGCGAAATTAAAGACTATTAAGACATTGGAGGAGAAGCTGGCCAGAGAGGAGATTCTAGAGGCGAGGAGAGACAACCACGCAAAGAGGCCGCCCAGGCCCTGTGGCATAACTATACACACAGGTGTCGGTTGCCCTCTGGCGTGTGCGTACTGCTACATATACGACATGGGGTTCCCCGGCACCGCGTCGCCCTACAGACTAACGCCTCTACAAATGGCATACGCCATTGCGGCGAATCCCCACGTGGCGGTGGGGGAGTGGGGCACCTTGGTTGCTGTGGGATCTGTTACGGAGCCCTTTCTCCCAGAGACGAAAGAACTGGCGGTGGGCTACATGAAGGCGGTGGCCGCCTACCTAGGCAACCCGATCCAAGTTTCGACAAAAATGCCGCCTCCCGCCGAGCTCGCAGAGGTTCAGAAGGGGCTTGACGTCTTGATAAGCGTCACCGACTTAAGCGGTAGACTGGAGCCGAAGGCGCCAAGCCCAGCGGATAGGCTCAGAGCAGGCGCGGAGTTGCTGAGGCGGGGCGTTAACGTCACGCTTTTTGTCCGGCCGGTGGTGCCCGGCGTCACGGATAGGGAGCTGACGCGGCTCCTAGCCTATGCACGTGAGCTGGGCTTCCGCAGGGTTGTTTTCGGCACCCTCCGCGTAACGACGGGAATAGCCGCCAGGCTCAAAGCTTTCGGTGTCGACGTTAGTCCGTATGTCAAGGAGCTGCATCCGAGGCGGCAGACGGCGATTAACTACCCCAAGAGCCGGGTCGTGGCTACGGCGAAGGAGCTGGGATTTGAGGTCTTGCCAGCCTCCTGCGCCTCCAACGTAGTCGCCCACGGACAGGCGTGTGCCCTGTGCCGCTGGGGGCCATGCGGCGACTTAAAGAAGCTGAGGGCCGACCCCGAGGACATTAGGGAGTATCTAGAGGCGCGGGGTTACAGAGGCGCGGGGGTGGCTGTGGAGGGGCTACGCATCCGCCTCAACATAAAGATATCACGTGTTGACAAGATATTCCTAGAGCAGGCGACGAGGCTACCGGTGGAGGAGGGGGCTAGACGCGGCTGA
- a CDS encoding DNA double-strand break repair nuclease NurA, with protein sequence METLDYWLEPDLVIALRHDVERHAEKILRLRKTLEELASLRSAVEVRQIGPPRSFDVYAVDSSYGSPPLELVGGVFTVVAYGYVGVSGGVQDRFLTGALYFADSREGDVSRYAALLEKRLAARLLAGKLRGEKRFDLLVLDGEVAIHPLPFNLAVRGGRLEEVNKAVDRLLSYAARSGASIVAVAKRVRSRYLSLLAGRCLPVNDKVAASAMLRPGEYFSLGKLRDLLPRWVSIHYADCEGGPEREAILKCYRGERVSLSPRGERLCRRLVEFGQNFNAVLTTSTYPHLRLLGDVEVVYYMPPGHRTAVRVEVLDTGGLGVGEIVSYLASTTSTVTGYPQILDAVDQYVRVSPDLVEAVLTALLSKTPESLTHLMWPTNMQKRLASRY encoded by the coding sequence ATGGAGACCCTCGACTACTGGCTAGAGCCTGATCTAGTAATCGCCTTAAGACACGACGTCGAGAGGCACGCTGAGAAAATCCTGCGGCTACGCAAAACGCTGGAAGAACTCGCCTCTTTGAGAAGCGCCGTCGAGGTGAGGCAGATCGGCCCCCCGCGGAGCTTCGACGTGTACGCCGTGGACTCCTCCTACGGCTCGCCCCCCCTGGAGCTGGTCGGCGGCGTCTTCACCGTCGTCGCCTACGGCTACGTAGGCGTCTCCGGCGGGGTGCAGGACAGGTTTCTAACGGGGGCGCTCTACTTCGCCGACAGCAGAGAGGGCGATGTTTCGAGGTACGCGGCGTTGCTGGAGAAGCGCCTCGCGGCGAGGCTCCTAGCGGGCAAGCTGAGGGGGGAGAAGAGGTTTGACCTCCTGGTGCTGGACGGCGAAGTAGCCATCCACCCACTCCCCTTCAACCTCGCCGTGAGGGGTGGGCGCCTCGAGGAGGTCAACAAGGCGGTAGACAGACTCCTCAGCTACGCCGCGAGGAGCGGCGCCAGCATCGTCGCAGTGGCGAAGAGGGTTAGGTCGAGGTATTTATCCCTATTGGCTGGGAGGTGCCTACCTGTAAACGACAAGGTCGCCGCCTCGGCGATGCTGAGACCCGGCGAGTACTTCAGCCTAGGCAAGTTGCGAGATCTCCTGCCTAGGTGGGTTTCTATACACTATGCAGACTGCGAGGGAGGCCCTGAGAGGGAGGCTATTCTGAAGTGCTACAGGGGGGAGCGGGTGAGCCTAAGCCCCAGGGGGGAGCGGCTTTGCAGAAGGCTGGTGGAGTTCGGCCAGAACTTTAACGCGGTGCTCACCACCTCGACGTATCCCCACCTGCGTCTGCTTGGCGACGTGGAGGTCGTGTACTACATGCCGCCGGGTCACAGAACGGCGGTGCGAGTAGAGGTCTTAGACACGGGGGGCCTGGGCGTGGGGGAGATAGTGTCCTACCTGGCGTCTACCACGTCGACGGTGACCGGATACCCCCAGATCCTCGACGCCGTGGATCAATACGTGAGGGTGAGCCCCGACCTTGTCGAGGCTGTGCTGACGGCTCTGCTGTCGAAAACACCGGAGTCGCTTACGCACCTCATGTGGCCTACGAATATGCAGAAGAGGCTAGCCAGCCGCTACTGA
- a CDS encoding ATP-binding protein — translation MKELGIVVSGATIGSIPVQIYRSAERYAVEEQLVGVVDRENPGEVIVGFLRRVTKLEPVIRDRVRTPYVDRPEMVDYGILLPYTSAVVKPYVAIRDGKLTEVTNVVTPGSKVYLLDASALEGVFKGDYIYVGAHKYSGWALPLDVRYVTHHVGVFGATGVGKSRLVRALVNELSARGYKVVVFDHTGVDYAPYYDTVIKSTEVKIPPNILASVIARVAQLQWQTHGEYLEIATMTYEGRWSKDAFIAHLRRVMKRLNARDSTIEKVELYLKQLVDSVFFEELNSRVKTPGDILSLDASPVVVDLSYDTDLSVKQAIIATVIEAAWAGVKSGKAPARLVFVVDEAQNYAPQTWTISKDAIETTVREGRKWGLSIILASQRIVGDIDPSIRANLGTVFFSRLTAPTDVREISTYLDLADINEGVLAQLQPREFFVAGLMNPLRRPILIKTKEVV, via the coding sequence GTGAAGGAGTTGGGGATAGTGGTGAGCGGCGCCACTATAGGCTCCATACCCGTCCAGATTTACCGCTCTGCCGAGCGCTACGCCGTCGAGGAGCAGCTAGTCGGCGTTGTGGATCGGGAGAACCCGGGCGAGGTCATCGTAGGCTTTCTGCGGCGCGTGACGAAGCTGGAGCCTGTGATACGCGACAGGGTGAGGACTCCGTATGTGGATCGGCCTGAGATGGTGGACTACGGCATACTCCTCCCCTACACCTCTGCGGTTGTTAAGCCCTACGTGGCGATTAGAGACGGCAAGCTGACTGAGGTGACGAACGTCGTGACGCCGGGCTCAAAGGTGTACCTCCTAGACGCCTCGGCGCTGGAGGGCGTCTTCAAGGGGGACTACATCTACGTGGGGGCGCATAAGTACTCAGGTTGGGCCCTTCCGCTTGACGTCCGCTACGTGACGCACCACGTGGGGGTCTTCGGGGCCACGGGTGTGGGCAAGTCAAGGCTGGTGAGGGCGTTGGTGAACGAGCTCTCGGCGAGGGGCTACAAGGTGGTGGTTTTCGACCACACCGGCGTGGACTACGCCCCCTACTACGACACGGTTATAAAGTCCACCGAGGTTAAGATACCGCCGAACATCCTCGCCTCTGTGATAGCTAGGGTGGCTCAGCTTCAGTGGCAGACGCATGGGGAATATCTCGAAATAGCCACCATGACGTATGAAGGGAGGTGGTCTAAAGACGCTTTTATTGCACATCTGCGGAGAGTTATGAAGAGGCTGAACGCGCGGGACTCCACTATAGAGAAGGTGGAGCTGTACTTGAAGCAACTTGTTGACAGCGTCTTTTTTGAGGAGCTGAACAGCAGAGTTAAAACTCCTGGGGACATCCTCTCTCTCGACGCCTCTCCCGTAGTTGTGGATCTAAGCTACGACACAGACCTCTCGGTGAAGCAAGCCATAATTGCCACAGTCATCGAGGCGGCGTGGGCGGGTGTAAAGAGCGGAAAGGCCCCGGCCCGCCTGGTGTTTGTGGTTGACGAGGCGCAGAACTACGCGCCCCAGACCTGGACAATTTCAAAAGACGCCATAGAGACCACCGTCAGGGAGGGCCGTAAGTGGGGCCTCTCCATAATTCTGGCGAGCCAGAGAATAGTGGGCGACATCGACCCGTCTATAAGGGCAAATCTAGGCACCGTATTCTTCTCCCGCCTCACGGCCCCCACCGACGTGAGGGAGATATCAACGTACCTAGACCTCGCCGACATAAACGAAGGCGTGTTAGCCCAGCTACAGCCCAGGGAGTTTTTCGTCGCCGGGCTTATGAACCCGCTGAGGAGGCCCATTTTGATAAAGACAAAGGAGGTGGTGTAG
- a CDS encoding CTP-dependent riboflavin kinase, producing MECQERRLVGDLIALASVEGLPVAEAARRLCVTRQGLYKLLKQLREEGYVAEGPVVKLSPKGRDLLSSVLRDLLRYFNIASIRLVGRVVSGLGEGAFYISLEGYKRAIEDKLGFAPYPGTLNVKLDPQYLPHRRYLDGLPGVVIPGFSNGLRTYGSVKAFRARINGVEGAVVMPERTHHSTDVIEVIAPVRLRDVLNIKDGDVVEVEILL from the coding sequence ATGGAGTGCCAAGAGAGGCGACTAGTGGGGGATCTGATAGCGCTCGCCTCGGTGGAGGGGTTGCCCGTAGCCGAGGCGGCTAGGAGGCTCTGCGTCACGCGCCAGGGCTTATACAAGTTGCTAAAACAGCTGAGGGAAGAGGGCTACGTGGCAGAGGGTCCGGTGGTCAAGCTTTCCCCAAAGGGGAGGGACCTCTTGAGTTCTGTCCTTAGAGATCTCCTACGCTACTTCAACATAGCCTCTATTAGGCTGGTGGGGCGCGTCGTAAGCGGCCTCGGCGAGGGCGCCTTCTACATATCGCTAGAAGGCTACAAAAGGGCTATAGAGGACAAGCTTGGCTTTGCGCCCTACCCGGGTACGCTTAACGTAAAGCTGGACCCCCAGTACCTCCCACACCGGAGGTATCTAGACGGGTTGCCTGGCGTCGTAATACCTGGGTTCTCAAACGGCCTGCGGACTTATGGAAGCGTCAAGGCGTTTAGAGCGAGGATCAACGGCGTCGAGGGCGCAGTCGTTATGCCGGAGCGGACCCACCACTCAACAGACGTCATCGAAGTCATCGCCCCCGTGAGGCTCCGCGACGTGCTGAATATCAAAGACGGCGATGTTGTGGAAGTAGAGATTCTTTTATAA
- a CDS encoding class II aldolase/adducin family protein, which translates to MSVVDELVRYARLLYERGHLTLLSGNVSVSVDGLFVVTPTSYPKPFLEARDLVWINGEGEVVKGRLRPTSEWRMHVAIYRRRRDVGAVVHTHDVLPTLLAERIEAGLLSEAEAYLGSGIAVVPYIQPGTAELAEAVAAALEKSNVAILKRHGVVAVGRDLAEAVNRVEVVADLAKATFYKWVLELWSAKRGD; encoded by the coding sequence GTGTCTGTGGTAGATGAGTTAGTTAGGTACGCCCGTCTGCTTTATGAGAGGGGACATTTGACTCTGCTCTCTGGTAATGTTTCTGTTTCCGTGGATGGGCTGTTTGTCGTCACGCCGACCTCGTATCCGAAGCCGTTTCTCGAGGCGAGGGACTTGGTGTGGATCAACGGCGAGGGGGAGGTGGTCAAGGGGAGGCTCAGGCCCACCAGCGAGTGGCGTATGCACGTCGCAATTTATAGAAGGAGGAGGGATGTCGGCGCCGTCGTCCATACCCACGACGTATTGCCTACGCTACTCGCAGAGAGGATAGAGGCGGGTCTCCTCTCAGAGGCCGAGGCCTATCTGGGGTCGGGGATAGCCGTGGTGCCCTACATCCAGCCGGGGACTGCCGAGCTCGCCGAGGCCGTTGCCGCGGCGCTTGAGAAGAGCAACGTGGCTATCTTGAAGCGACACGGTGTGGTGGCCGTGGGCAGAGACCTAGCCGAGGCTGTGAACAGGGTAGAGGTCGTGGCCGATTTGGCGAAGGCCACGTTCTACAAGTGGGTGTTGGAGTTATGGAGTGCCAAGAGAGGCGACTAG
- a CDS encoding digeranylgeranylglycerophospholipid reductase: MSERFDVVVAGGGTAGAYASYLLAKAGFKVALLESKSGDQIGVKTCGDGLGLHHVERMARYITPNPRVFQNKIEGVELISPDEKTRLIIKGEGYVLDRFAWGKWLVEEAVRAGAALFEGHTATEPIVENGAVVGVKAVERRSGVAKEFRSRIVVDATGSAAVLRSKLAGWLISEPLHPEDVSHAYREIVYVEEALESPQYIKIYLDMTVAPGGYWWIFPRSATMLNIGLGIWGILKQNPRNYYEKYILPRFRVSKKYHIGGGFIPTRRPLKSLVGNGIAALGDAAAAVNPIHGGGIGQALLTAELSSRVIAKAFEKGDFSEKTLWEYNVLYMREWGYRQAQLDVLRLMLQTLDNDDLNFGLSRKILNEDEIYHLAAKGTNLSLLDKFRVMMQFLGRPNLLRKLSTSIQYAKEIGDLYLAYPESQSSLDKWYAEVVKKYNEFREKIGLGPLPLA, translated from the coding sequence ATGTCTGAGCGATTTGACGTCGTCGTGGCCGGCGGCGGCACGGCCGGGGCGTACGCCTCGTACCTCCTCGCCAAGGCTGGGTTCAAGGTGGCTCTTCTGGAGTCTAAAAGCGGCGATCAGATAGGCGTAAAGACCTGCGGCGACGGCCTTGGCCTTCACCACGTGGAGAGGATGGCGAGGTACATAACGCCCAACCCCAGGGTGTTCCAGAACAAGATAGAGGGGGTGGAGCTGATAAGTCCAGATGAAAAGACGAGGTTGATAATCAAAGGCGAGGGCTATGTGCTGGATCGATTTGCGTGGGGTAAGTGGCTTGTCGAGGAGGCGGTGAGGGCGGGCGCCGCGTTGTTTGAGGGACACACGGCTACGGAGCCTATTGTAGAAAACGGCGCGGTTGTCGGCGTGAAGGCTGTGGAGAGGAGAAGCGGCGTGGCTAAGGAGTTTAGGTCGAGAATTGTGGTGGACGCCACGGGCTCAGCCGCGGTCCTCCGTAGCAAGCTGGCGGGCTGGCTCATATCCGAGCCGCTACACCCCGAAGACGTGTCCCACGCATATAGGGAGATTGTGTACGTAGAGGAGGCCCTTGAGAGCCCCCAGTACATCAAGATATATCTCGACATGACGGTGGCGCCGGGCGGCTACTGGTGGATATTTCCGCGTAGCGCCACTATGCTCAACATAGGCCTCGGCATATGGGGCATCTTGAAGCAGAACCCCAGGAACTACTACGAGAAGTACATACTCCCACGCTTCAGAGTCAGCAAGAAGTACCACATAGGAGGGGGCTTTATACCCACTAGGAGGCCGTTGAAGTCGCTAGTGGGCAACGGCATCGCGGCTCTGGGCGACGCCGCGGCCGCCGTAAACCCCATCCACGGCGGCGGCATCGGGCAGGCGTTGCTAACCGCCGAGCTGTCCTCCAGAGTTATAGCAAAGGCCTTTGAAAAAGGCGACTTCTCCGAGAAGACGCTGTGGGAGTACAACGTGCTCTACATGAGGGAGTGGGGCTACAGACAGGCGCAGCTCGACGTGCTTAGGCTTATGCTACAAACCCTCGACAACGACGACCTCAACTTCGGCCTCTCCCGCAAGATTCTAAACGAAGACGAGATATACCACCTAGCGGCCAAGGGCACCAATCTATCTCTCCTGGACAAGTTTAGAGTAATGATGCAGTTCTTAGGTAGACCCAACCTGCTGAGGAAGCTCAGCACATCGATACAATACGCCAAGGAAATCGGCGACCTCTACCTGGCATATCCGGAGAGCCAATCCAGCCTCGACAAGTGGTACGCCGAGGTAGTCAAGAAGTATAACGAATTCCGCGAAAAAATAGGCCTCGGCCCGTTGCCACTAGCGTAA
- a CDS encoding metal-dependent hydrolase codes for MQIKWFGHAAFLIETGGLRMLIDPWITNPLSPASPQEVINTKPTHVLITHDHFDHLGESVDIAKAAKAPIVGTFELTLEVAEKGIPEAQTMPMNIGGTIKLGDGVEVYMTPALHTANRGAPSGFVIATPEGTVYHAGDTALFRDMELIGELYDIDVALLPIGSVFTMGPREAAIATQLLRPRRVVPMHYNTFPLIKQDPEDFKTRVEAVSRAKVFVMKPGDVLKI; via the coding sequence ATGCAGATCAAGTGGTTTGGACACGCCGCGTTTCTAATAGAGACCGGCGGGCTTAGGATGTTGATAGATCCGTGGATCACCAACCCGCTGTCCCCCGCCTCCCCCCAGGAGGTCATAAACACAAAGCCTACCCACGTCTTGATAACACACGATCATTTTGACCACCTGGGGGAATCCGTCGACATCGCCAAGGCGGCGAAGGCGCCTATAGTTGGGACGTTTGAGCTTACGCTCGAGGTGGCTGAGAAGGGCATACCGGAGGCGCAGACGATGCCGATGAACATAGGCGGGACTATTAAGCTGGGGGACGGGGTGGAGGTCTACATGACGCCCGCCCTCCACACGGCGAATAGAGGCGCCCCCTCCGGCTTCGTAATAGCCACGCCTGAGGGTACGGTGTACCACGCCGGGGATACCGCGCTGTTTAGAGACATGGAGCTGATAGGGGAGCTGTACGACATAGACGTGGCCCTGTTGCCGATTGGCAGCGTCTTCACCATGGGACCCCGGGAGGCTGCGATAGCTACGCAACTACTGAGGCCTAGGAGGGTTGTGCCGATGCACTACAACACCTTCCCGCTGATTAAACAAGACCCCGAGGACTTCAAGACGCGTGTGGAGGCTGTGTCTAGGGCGAAGGTTTTCGTAATGAAGCCAGGCGACGTTTTGAAAATATAA
- the hjc gene encoding Holliday junction resolvase Hjc, whose translation MSVKRKGSAKERELANYFWERGCAVLRGCSSGGGVRKRYVPDIVAVCRGRVLVFEVKYRAKYAPVKIEAEKVEKLLVFAKRAGGEAYLLVKFGRGPWKVLGVSERVGREEYEKGVELRAFVEALFSEKIDQYF comes from the coding sequence ATGAGCGTCAAGAGGAAGGGCTCCGCCAAGGAGAGGGAGCTGGCCAACTACTTTTGGGAGCGTGGGTGTGCGGTTTTGAGGGGGTGTTCGTCGGGGGGTGGTGTGAGGAAAAGATACGTGCCCGATATAGTGGCGGTGTGCAGAGGGAGGGTCCTCGTGTTTGAGGTTAAGTACAGGGCTAAGTACGCCCCCGTCAAGATAGAGGCTGAGAAGGTGGAGAAGCTTCTAGTGTTTGCCAAGAGGGCTGGCGGCGAGGCGTATCTACTCGTCAAGTTCGGCAGGGGCCCGTGGAAGGTGCTGGGCGTATCGGAGAGGGTGGGTAGAGAGGAGTATGAAAAGGGGGTTGAGCTGAGGGCCTTCGTCGAGGCGTTGTTCTCTGAGAAAATAGATCAGTATTTTTAA
- a CDS encoding TATA-box-binding protein, translating into MSHSGPSYRIENIVATVNLGVELDLEQLAERLTMAEYNPDQFPGLILRLTKPRISALIFRTGKMVCTGAKNEEDLKNAVRALVKLLKDHGADVPFDPEVQIQNIVASGNLHAEVDLEQAVLMLENAMYEPEQFPGLIYRMSSPRVVILIFGSGKIVCTGAKSEKDVATAVQKLYAQLKDLGVLYVEEGGEELVEEEEFEEEL; encoded by the coding sequence ATGTCTCACTCAGGGCCGTCTTACCGTATTGAGAATATCGTCGCAACTGTGAACCTAGGCGTCGAGCTTGACCTTGAGCAGCTGGCAGAGAGGTTGACAATGGCCGAGTACAACCCGGACCAGTTCCCAGGCCTCATCCTACGCCTCACCAAGCCCAGGATCTCCGCTCTCATTTTCAGAACAGGTAAAATGGTCTGCACGGGGGCTAAAAACGAAGAGGATTTGAAAAACGCGGTGAGGGCTCTTGTAAAACTGCTTAAAGATCACGGGGCCGATGTGCCCTTCGACCCGGAGGTGCAGATCCAAAACATCGTTGCCAGCGGAAATCTCCACGCCGAGGTTGATCTAGAACAGGCGGTGTTGATGCTGGAAAACGCCATGTATGAGCCGGAGCAGTTCCCAGGCCTCATATACAGGATGTCGTCCCCCAGGGTGGTGATCCTCATATTCGGCTCGGGGAAGATTGTGTGCACCGGGGCCAAGTCGGAAAAGGATGTGGCCACGGCGGTGCAGAAGCTCTACGCCCAGTTGAAAGACTTAGGAGTCTTGTACGTCGAGGAGGGCGGAGAGGAGCTGGTGGAAGAGGAGGAGTTTGAAGAAGAGTTGTGA
- a CDS encoding tRNA (adenine-N1)-methyltransferase: MFKRGDWALLLEERGGYKTVARVGGGRIQTIRGFIDTDKLVGAPHGSEITTSLGVKFRALSATIFDVIENKFELRAQAIYPKDAVYIIKAIGLGPGFRVAEAGTGSGFLTAVLAWYVRPWGVVYSFDNRIEHMKVAVRNLGRIDLLNYVDLQVRDVVRTGFGSIRVDAVVLDMGDPWNALDRVSEALKPGGVVVIFATTVEHMAKSVEALRKRNYVNISIEEVLVRRWKSVPGELRPETFDVTHTGWIISARLV; this comes from the coding sequence GTGTTTAAGAGGGGCGACTGGGCACTGTTGTTAGAGGAGCGGGGGGGCTACAAAACTGTGGCTAGAGTGGGCGGCGGGAGGATCCAGACTATCAGAGGCTTTATAGACACCGATAAGCTCGTAGGAGCGCCCCACGGCTCCGAAATCACAACCTCGCTGGGCGTCAAGTTTAGAGCCCTTTCGGCTACTATTTTCGACGTAATTGAGAATAAGTTCGAGCTGAGAGCCCAAGCCATATACCCCAAAGACGCTGTTTACATCATAAAGGCAATAGGCCTAGGTCCGGGTTTTAGAGTGGCTGAGGCCGGCACCGGCTCAGGCTTCCTGACTGCCGTGCTGGCTTGGTACGTAAGGCCTTGGGGGGTTGTGTACAGTTTCGACAACAGAATAGAGCATATGAAAGTCGCTGTGCGCAATCTCGGAAGGATCGACCTACTGAACTACGTCGATTTACAGGTGAGGGACGTGGTAAGGACTGGCTTCGGCTCTATACGGGTAGACGCCGTCGTACTCGACATGGGAGATCCGTGGAACGCGCTGGACCGCGTCTCAGAAGCTCTAAAACCCGGCGGGGTTGTCGTGATCTTCGCCACGACTGTGGAGCACATGGCTAAGAGCGTCGAGGCCTTAAGAAAGAGGAACTATGTCAATATATCTATAGAGGAGGTGCTGGTCAGGCGCTGGAAGAGCGTACCTGGCGAGCTGAGGCCAGAAACCTTCGATGTCACGCACACCGGCTGGATCATATCTGCGAGGTTGGTTTAA